One Triticum dicoccoides isolate Atlit2015 ecotype Zavitan chromosome 4B, WEW_v2.0, whole genome shotgun sequence genomic window carries:
- the LOC119295383 gene encoding CBS domain-containing protein CBSCBSPB3-like isoform X1 has translation MNSGATAAVAQNRRTRSRPPSAASSRKSDDPSAASANGNGKAPSKPASPNHVAGERTVKKLRLSKALTIPEGTTVSEACRRMAARRVDAVLLTDVNGLLSGIVTDKDIATRVIAEGLRVEQTIISKIMTRSPHYVTADTLAIEALQKMVQGKFRHLPVVDNGEVTAMLDIAKCLYDAISRLEKAAEQGNALAAAVEGVERQLGSNFSAPSTLIETIRERMFKPSLSTIITESTKVAIVSPSDPVYVAAQKMRELRVNSVVITTGNLLQGIFTSKDVLMRVVAQNISPELTLVEKVMTAHPDCATLDTSILDALHIMHDGKFLHIPVVDGDGRVVACLDVLQLTQAAISMAEGGSGAANDVANTMMQKFWDSALALEPDEEFDSQSEISLVMPSEVGDGRSSIYPAVVGNSFAFKLQDKKGRMHRFTCGSESLDELMSSITQRLGAGGEKGPIQLLYDDDEGDRVLLTTDSDLAGAVLNAKSSGLKVLRLHIDDSDSSSEVKKQLPELVPPQKSQLTPAHYGLMAGAIALTGVVLVVYLKRSKV, from the exons ATGAACTCCGGCGCGACTGCCGCCGTGGCGCAGAACCGACGCACGCGCAGCCGTCCGCCGTCGGCGGCCTCCTCCCGCAAGTCGGATGATCCCTCCGCCGCTTCCGCCAACGGAAACGGGAAGGCCCCCTCCAAGCCCGCCTCTCCCAACCACGTCGC AGGGGAGAGGACGGTCAAGAAGCTGCGGCTGTCGAAGGCGCTGACGATCCCGGAGGGGACGACGGTGTCAGAGGCGTGCCGGCGGATGGCGGCCAGGCGGGTCGACGCCGTGCTGCTCACCGACGTCAACGGCCTCCTCTCCGGCATTGTCACCGACAAG GACATAGCCACAAGGGTTATTGCCGAGGGGCTGCGGGTTGAGCAAACAATCATATCCAAGATCATGACACGCAGCCCTCATTATGTCACAGCTGACACACTTGCTATCGAGGCACTACAGAAAATGGTCCAAG GGAAATTTAGACACCTTCCTGTGGTTGATAATGGTGAGGTTACTGCCATGCTGGACATTGCAAAATGCCTCTATGATGCAATATCAAGACTGGAGAAGGCAGCAGAACAAGGAAATGCACTTGCAGCTGCTGTAGAAGGGGTTGAACGCCAATTAGGTAGCAACTTCTCAG CTCCTTCCACTTTAATAGAAACTATAAGAGAACGGATGTTTAAACCTTCTTTGTCAACCATTATCACGGAAAGCACAAA AGTAGCGATTGTTTCTCCTTCAGATCCTGTTTATGTAGCAGCCCAAAAAATGCGTGAACTACGCGTTAATTCAGTGGTTATAACTACCGGAAATTTGCTGCAAGGGATCTTTAC CTCAAAGGATGTGCTTATGCGTGTTGTGGCACAAAATATTTCTCCCGAATTAACTCTAGTAGAAAAG GTAATGACTGCACACCCTGATTGTGCTACATTGGACACGTCAATTCTGGACGCATTACATATAATGCATGATGGCAAATTCTTGCATATTCCTGttgttgatggag ATGGTAGAGTTGTTGCTTGTTTGGATGTTCTGCAACTTACCCAGGCAGCCATTTCTATG GCTGAAGGAGGTTCTGGAGCTGCAAATGATGTAGCAAACACAATGATGCAGAAGTTCTGGGACTCTGCTCTTGCTTTGGAGCCAGATGAGGAATTTGATAGCCAGAG TGAAATATCCTTAGTGATGCCGTCAGAGGTCGGAGATGGCAGGAGTAGCATTTATCCTGCTGTTGTTGGCAATTCTTTTgccttcaagcttcaggacaagAAGGGACGTATGCATAGATTTACATGCG GTTCTGAGAGTTTAGACGAGCTTATGTCTTCTATAACACAAAGATTAGGCGCTGGTGGTGAAAAGGGCCCAATTCAACTTTTG TATGACGATGATGAAGGCGATAGGGTTCTGCTTACTACAGATTCTGATCTTGCTGGTGCTGTTCTCAATGCCAAATCATCCGGATTGAAG GTCCTGAGGTTGCACATTGACGACTCGGATTCCAGTTCTGAAGTTAAAAAGCAATTGCCGGAGCTGGTGCCTCCCCAAAAAAGTCAGTTGACGCCTGCTCATTACGGGCTAATGGCCGGCGCTATTGCCCTGACAGGCGTCGTGCTCGTGGTTTACTTGAAGCGCTCAAAAGTGTGA
- the LOC119295383 gene encoding CBS domain-containing protein CBSCBSPB3-like isoform X2 → MNSGATAAVAQNRRTRSRPPSAASSRKSDDPSAASANGNGKAPSKPASPNHVAGERTVKKLRLSKALTIPEGTTVSEACRRMAARRVDAVLLTDVNGLLSGIVTDKDIATRVIAEGLRVEQTIISKIMTRSPHYVTADTLAIEALQKMVQGKFRHLPVVDNGEVTAMLDIAKCLYDAISRLEKAAEQGNALAAAVEGVERQLAPSTLIETIRERMFKPSLSTIITESTKVAIVSPSDPVYVAAQKMRELRVNSVVITTGNLLQGIFTSKDVLMRVVAQNISPELTLVEKVMTAHPDCATLDTSILDALHIMHDGKFLHIPVVDGDGRVVACLDVLQLTQAAISMAEGGSGAANDVANTMMQKFWDSALALEPDEEFDSQSEISLVMPSEVGDGRSSIYPAVVGNSFAFKLQDKKGRMHRFTCGSESLDELMSSITQRLGAGGEKGPIQLLYDDDEGDRVLLTTDSDLAGAVLNAKSSGLKVLRLHIDDSDSSSEVKKQLPELVPPQKSQLTPAHYGLMAGAIALTGVVLVVYLKRSKV, encoded by the exons ATGAACTCCGGCGCGACTGCCGCCGTGGCGCAGAACCGACGCACGCGCAGCCGTCCGCCGTCGGCGGCCTCCTCCCGCAAGTCGGATGATCCCTCCGCCGCTTCCGCCAACGGAAACGGGAAGGCCCCCTCCAAGCCCGCCTCTCCCAACCACGTCGC AGGGGAGAGGACGGTCAAGAAGCTGCGGCTGTCGAAGGCGCTGACGATCCCGGAGGGGACGACGGTGTCAGAGGCGTGCCGGCGGATGGCGGCCAGGCGGGTCGACGCCGTGCTGCTCACCGACGTCAACGGCCTCCTCTCCGGCATTGTCACCGACAAG GACATAGCCACAAGGGTTATTGCCGAGGGGCTGCGGGTTGAGCAAACAATCATATCCAAGATCATGACACGCAGCCCTCATTATGTCACAGCTGACACACTTGCTATCGAGGCACTACAGAAAATGGTCCAAG GGAAATTTAGACACCTTCCTGTGGTTGATAATGGTGAGGTTACTGCCATGCTGGACATTGCAAAATGCCTCTATGATGCAATATCAAGACTGGAGAAGGCAGCAGAACAAGGAAATGCACTTGCAGCTGCTGTAGAAGGGGTTGAACGCCAATTAG CTCCTTCCACTTTAATAGAAACTATAAGAGAACGGATGTTTAAACCTTCTTTGTCAACCATTATCACGGAAAGCACAAA AGTAGCGATTGTTTCTCCTTCAGATCCTGTTTATGTAGCAGCCCAAAAAATGCGTGAACTACGCGTTAATTCAGTGGTTATAACTACCGGAAATTTGCTGCAAGGGATCTTTAC CTCAAAGGATGTGCTTATGCGTGTTGTGGCACAAAATATTTCTCCCGAATTAACTCTAGTAGAAAAG GTAATGACTGCACACCCTGATTGTGCTACATTGGACACGTCAATTCTGGACGCATTACATATAATGCATGATGGCAAATTCTTGCATATTCCTGttgttgatggag ATGGTAGAGTTGTTGCTTGTTTGGATGTTCTGCAACTTACCCAGGCAGCCATTTCTATG GCTGAAGGAGGTTCTGGAGCTGCAAATGATGTAGCAAACACAATGATGCAGAAGTTCTGGGACTCTGCTCTTGCTTTGGAGCCAGATGAGGAATTTGATAGCCAGAG TGAAATATCCTTAGTGATGCCGTCAGAGGTCGGAGATGGCAGGAGTAGCATTTATCCTGCTGTTGTTGGCAATTCTTTTgccttcaagcttcaggacaagAAGGGACGTATGCATAGATTTACATGCG GTTCTGAGAGTTTAGACGAGCTTATGTCTTCTATAACACAAAGATTAGGCGCTGGTGGTGAAAAGGGCCCAATTCAACTTTTG TATGACGATGATGAAGGCGATAGGGTTCTGCTTACTACAGATTCTGATCTTGCTGGTGCTGTTCTCAATGCCAAATCATCCGGATTGAAG GTCCTGAGGTTGCACATTGACGACTCGGATTCCAGTTCTGAAGTTAAAAAGCAATTGCCGGAGCTGGTGCCTCCCCAAAAAAGTCAGTTGACGCCTGCTCATTACGGGCTAATGGCCGGCGCTATTGCCCTGACAGGCGTCGTGCTCGTGGTTTACTTGAAGCGCTCAAAAGTGTGA